The following are encoded in a window of Phaseolus vulgaris cultivar G19833 chromosome 3, P. vulgaris v2.0, whole genome shotgun sequence genomic DNA:
- the LOC137806568 gene encoding cysteine-rich receptor-like protein kinase 3 yields the protein MIPSSVSFLLLFLSVFAPLTLSDPRAQRAALLCTNRSVSSLSRRQVFISNFLEAMDALTPLTTTRQRGAVVKGSGNVTVYAMGECMKDLSQSDCNVCLAQCKTQLLACLPFQKGTQGGRLFFDGCYLRYDDYNFFAESFGDQDTTVCGTNVSSKNSNNISDGAHSSGIYKANALELVRNLSEVAPKNDGFWVGSVEKKNVSVYGLAQCWEFVNGSACKKCLADAATRIASCATQEGRALNAGCYLRFSAHKFYNNSTDVAISGNHGQRSLAKILAATTAALALLLVVATVVFFIRKNMVTRRRERRQFGALLDQVNKSRLNISYEILEKATDYFNDSNKLGQGGSGSVYKGVMPDGITVAIKRLRFNTTQWVDHFFNEVNLISDIQHKNLVKLLGCSITGPESLLVYEYVPNQSLYDHLSVRRISQPLSWEFRHKIILGIAEGLAYLHEESHLRIIHRDIKLSNILLEEDFTPKIADFGLARLFPEDRSHISTVIAGTLGYMAPEYVIRGKLSEKADVYSFGVLVIEIVSGKRNSSFIMNSSSLLQTVWRLYGSNRLSEIVDPTLECPFPAEEACQLLQIGLLCAQATAELRPSMSVVVKMVNHNHEIPQPTQPPFINSGSSELSRSGLPGHNFQPESNTQSSANTMTESQIEPR from the exons ATGATTCCTTCTTCTGTTTCCTTCCTGCTCCTCTTCCTTTCCGTGTTCGCACCTTTAACTCTTTCCGATCCAAGAGCGCAGAGAGCCGCTCTGCTATGCACCAACCGCTCAGTTTCGTCCCTTTCACGGCGCCAAGTTTTCATCTCAAACTTTCTGGAAGCGATGGACGCCTTGACCCCTCTGACGACGACTCGGCAGCGCGGCGCCGTGGTGAAGGGGTCAGGAAACGTCACCGTTTACGCCATGGGTGAGTGCATGAAGGACCTCTCGCAGTCGGACTGCAATGTGTGCCTGGCGCAGTGCAAGACGCAGCTCCTCGCGTGCCTCCCGTTCCAGAAAGGAACACAGGGTGGTAGGTTGTTCTTCGACGGCTGCTACCTCCGCTACGACGACTATAACTTCTTCGCCGAGAGCTTCGGCGACCAAGACACCACTGTGTGCGGCACCAATGTAAGTagtaaaaatagtaataatattagtGATGGTGCTCACAGTAGCGGTATTTATAAGGCCAACGCTTTGGAGTTGGTTAGGAACCTGAGCGAGGTGGCGCCCAAAAACGATGGGTTTTGGGTGGGGTCGGTGGAGAAAAAGAACGTGAGTGTTTATGGGTTGGCTCAGTGCTGGGAGTTTGTGAACGGTAGTGCCTGCAAGAAATGTTTGGCGGATGCTGCTACGAGGATTGCTTCGTGTGCAACACAAGAAGGAAGGGCGTTGAATGCTGGTTGTTATTTGAGGTTCTCTGCGCACAAGTTTTATAACAATTCAACGGATGTTGCAATTTCTGGAAATCATG GACAACGGAGTCTAGCTAAAATTCTGGCTGCGACCACTGCTGCCCTGGCTCTTCTGCTGGTTGTTGCTACAGTTGTTTTCTTTATAAGGAAGAACATGGTGACAAGGAGAAGAG AAAGAAGACAGTTTGGTGCTCTTCTTGACCAAGTGAACAAGTCCAGGCTAAATATATCATATGAGATTCTTGAAAAGGCAACAGATTACTTCAATGATTCCAACAAGCTAGGACAAGGGGGGTCAGGTTCTGTTTATAAA GGAGTTATGCCAGATGGAATTACTGTTGCCATAAAAAGACTAAGATTTAACACAACACAATGGGTGGATCATTTCTTCAATGAGGTCAATTTGATAAGTGACATCCAACACAAAAATCTGGTAAAACTATTAGGATGCAGTATTACAGGACCTGAAAGCCTTCTTGTTTATGAATATGTGCCTAACCAGAGCCTCTATGATCACCTTTCTG TCAGAAGGATCTCTCAACCGCTGAGTTGGGAATTCAGGCATAAGATTATCTTAGGAATTGCAGAGGGCTTGGCCTACCTTCACGAGGAATCACATCTGCGAATCATTCATAGAGACATAAAATTGAGCAATATTCTACTTGAGGAGGACTTCACACCAAAGATTGCAGATTTTGGACTTGCTAGATTATTTCCAGAAGATAGGTCTCACATTAGCACAGTCATTGCTGGTACTCT GGGGTATATGGCTCCAGAGTATGTCATTCGTGGGAAGTTGTCTGAGAAAGCAGATGTTTACAGTTTTGGAGTTCTGGTTATCGAAATTGTATCTGGCAAAAGAAACAGTTCCTTTATTATGAATTCATCCTCTCTCCTACAAACG GTTTGGAGACTGTATGGATCAAATAGGCTATCTGAAATTGTTGATCCGACCCTAGAGTGTCCTTTTCCTGCAGAGGAAGCATGCCAACTACTTCAGATAGGGCTGCTTTGTGCACAAGCTACTGCAGAGTTGAGACCATCAATGTCAGTAGTAGTTAAAATGGTTAATCACAATCATGAAATTCCTCAGCCAACCCAACCGCCATTTATTAATTCTGGTAGTTCAGAACTCAGCAGATCTGGTTTACCTGGACATAATTTTCAGCCTGAATCCAACACTCAGTCTTCAGCAAACACCATGACTGAAAGTCAGATTGAACCTAGATGA